One Thermococcus kodakarensis KOD1 genomic window carries:
- a CDS encoding McrC family protein: protein MDHIYIYVPEHSIDKRPWNLPEIPSELVNSREFQKFVEQINNSYFDPVLVIKHNRLAAGPYVGFVLYKDKTSGKIHQINIYPKIFLGGLSSEDSWKIVLKIADLYYNLGLREYDIKTALATEGNSPFIDILLDIFSNRLLNELRFGIYGEFVSTEETSSSLRGQLLVEREILKLPTQKHKFDIRYKKFTVDNFLNRVFKYTLYLGLQHTNRRETKRTLSEAWDMLKEVSLTPISVDSIEKLTLNSLNLRFELPLKLAKIIISGLDYQKGLISPGFIIPMPDAFEFFVYKLLRAILGKDYRVRYHPQNREFVLETPRKFIENPPQPDIIIESSSGQPLVVVDAKYKTLYCPKCGEKQRYVKNSSDLYQIYSYTKLYNAHAGVLVYPMLKDYSQGSGYNQYNQWLCDISSISTCKNSIFHFFDKTKLGILGINLAHLIRDSIEVSSGNITKINPKIKEQLISYLNSLIN, encoded by the coding sequence ATGGATCACATCTACATCTATGTGCCAGAGCATTCTATAGACAAGAGGCCATGGAATCTTCCTGAAATACCATCCGAGCTAGTTAATAGCAGAGAATTTCAAAAGTTTGTAGAGCAGATAAACAATTCATATTTCGATCCAGTATTAGTTATAAAGCACAACAGGCTCGCCGCAGGACCCTATGTTGGGTTCGTTTTATATAAAGACAAAACTTCTGGAAAGATACACCAAATCAACATTTATCCAAAAATCTTTCTGGGTGGGCTATCCTCAGAAGATAGCTGGAAAATAGTACTAAAAATCGCAGACTTATACTACAACTTAGGTTTAAGAGAGTATGATATAAAGACAGCTCTTGCAACTGAAGGGAATTCACCTTTCATTGATATTCTCTTGGATATCTTTTCAAATAGACTACTTAATGAGCTCCGATTTGGTATTTATGGAGAATTTGTATCTACTGAGGAAACTTCTTCGTCCTTGCGAGGCCAATTATTAGTAGAAAGAGAAATATTGAAATTGCCAACCCAGAAGCACAAATTTGATATTAGATATAAAAAATTTACCGTAGACAACTTTCTTAATAGGGTTTTTAAGTATACCTTATACTTAGGGCTACAACATACTAACAGAAGAGAAACAAAAAGAACATTATCAGAAGCATGGGATATGTTAAAAGAAGTATCCTTAACACCGATATCAGTTGATTCCATAGAAAAATTAACACTAAACTCCTTAAATCTTAGATTTGAACTTCCCTTGAAGTTAGCAAAAATAATAATATCAGGATTAGATTATCAGAAAGGCCTAATCTCCCCAGGATTTATTATACCTATGCCAGATGCCTTCGAGTTTTTTGTATATAAATTGCTCAGAGCCATTCTTGGGAAAGATTATAGAGTACGATATCATCCTCAGAATAGAGAATTCGTTCTGGAAACACCTAGAAAATTCATTGAGAACCCACCACAGCCAGACATTATTATAGAATCAAGCTCTGGACAGCCTTTAGTCGTGGTAGATGCAAAATACAAAACGCTATACTGTCCTAAATGTGGAGAAAAACAGAGATACGTCAAGAATTCCAGTGATTTATATCAAATATATTCTTACACTAAATTATATAATGCTCATGCAGGTGTTCTCGTATATCCCATGCTGAAAGATTATAGTCAGGGTTCAGGGTATAATCAATATAATCAATGGCTTTGTGATATATCCTCGATATCCACCTGTAAAAATTCGATATTTCATTTTTTCGATAAAACTAAGTTGGGGATTTTAGGAATAAATCTTGCACACCTTATTAGGGACTCAATAGAAGTCTCTAGTGGTAATATAACAAAAATTAACCCCAAAATAAAAGAACAGTTAATTTCTTATCTAAATTCGCTAATAAACTAG
- a CDS encoding PIN domain-containing protein, protein MRVLLDTNVLYNFLFETPLTESSKSLLSEPYEFYVSTLILNELSYSVIRRKAETAFEIHSYRKLKEFLNKNGYKPFQRELRLMESAIEGLGIIKVNDSQNWELIRELMFRYSLLPSDATILATAIENGIEALATFDRDYSKVQELKIIP, encoded by the coding sequence ATGAGGGTTCTCCTTGACACGAACGTTCTCTACAACTTTCTCTTTGAGACGCCCCTCACGGAAAGCTCTAAAAGTCTTCTGTCTGAGCCTTACGAATTCTACGTTAGCACTCTGATTCTTAACGAGCTATCTTACTCAGTCATCCGGAGAAAGGCGGAAACAGCCTTTGAAATACATTCATACAGAAAACTCAAGGAGTTTCTCAACAAGAACGGTTACAAACCTTTTCAAAGAGAGTTACGGCTCATGGAATCTGCAATAGAAGGACTTGGGATAATCAAGGTTAATGATTCACAGAACTGGGAGCTTATACGAGAACTCATGTTTAGGTATTCTCTCCTTCCGAGTGACGCCACCATTTTGGCAACCGCCATCGAAAACGGGATTGAAGCCCTCGCCACTTTCGATAGGGACTACAGCAAAGTTCAAGAACTCAAAATCATTCCTTAA
- a CDS encoding DEAD/DEAH box helicase, with protein MHPLLKKVIKERFGKLNRLQQDAFREVSSGKSVLIIAPTGSGKTEAAVLPVFNEILEEGLKPISALYIAPLKALNRDLLERLEWWGKKLGITVEVRHGDTSAYRKAKQTKNPPQMLIITPETLGVILTVKSLRKHLVNVKFVIVDEIAELVDNKRGAQLLLGLERLAEIADFRRIGMTATVGNEDEVREWLKADTIVKPNWKKAYRFHVLYPKPEEKDEELARELSVSPDIAARLRVLWEIVERHGKALIFTNTRQFAEILAHRLKVWGKPVEVHHGSLSREARINAERALKEGRIKALVCTSSMELGIDIGDVDVVIQYMSPRQVNRLVQRAGRAKHRIGEVSEAYIITTNVEDYIQSLIIAKHALEGRFEPVEPIGGLDVLAHFVVGLLVEYKRLPRERPYEIARRAYVYRDLSWEDYLDTLKVLEDARIIGYDEETNQLYLRRGAFQYYYENLSTIPDEVSWRVIDAKSGHIVGRLDESFVMDLEEGMEFVMGGKSWIVLKIDDEAKIIKARESPSIESAIPSWEGEMIPVPFSVAFAVGRLKRELAFDFRNALSLIEGVEFREEDLKRAFEEIRGEPFSTDRDIFVESTPKALIIHADFGNRANEAIGRIVHSLLILRYGRVFSVRAQAHAVVFKTPFQLNPEEVKHYLYQDPESVEFIVARSLRDSHAYRWRMLNVAKRFGALRRDAKIRRVERLFEGTVIERETLNELYHDKVDVKTAELVMEMLKAGSLRVKTALRKEPSTLARLNMTVGGEFLLSGILERDEVLELFKKRLLEHEVVLVCTNCGWHSKTKVARLRSIKERECPRCGSKMLAVAHPIDAEEFLPVLDKVRHGRPLEKKEERVYRKLLKAADLVDSYGFDAVLALASYGTGPDTAARILSQYKGEALLVALMERERDFIRTRRFWVDKKDNSNENKDKS; from the coding sequence ATGCACCCCCTCCTCAAGAAGGTCATCAAAGAACGCTTTGGGAAGCTCAACAGGCTTCAGCAGGACGCGTTTAGAGAGGTTAGTTCGGGGAAGAGCGTTCTGATCATAGCTCCCACAGGTTCCGGAAAGACCGAAGCCGCTGTTCTGCCCGTTTTCAACGAAATCCTCGAGGAGGGGTTGAAGCCGATTTCTGCACTCTACATAGCCCCGCTGAAGGCCCTCAACAGGGATCTCCTTGAGAGGCTTGAATGGTGGGGGAAGAAGCTCGGAATAACCGTTGAGGTGCGTCACGGGGACACCTCGGCTTATAGGAAGGCAAAACAGACGAAGAACCCTCCTCAGATGCTCATCATAACTCCAGAGACGCTCGGCGTGATTTTGACAGTTAAATCTCTCCGAAAGCACCTGGTGAATGTCAAGTTCGTCATCGTGGACGAGATTGCTGAGCTTGTAGATAACAAGCGTGGCGCCCAGCTCCTCCTCGGTCTTGAGAGGCTCGCTGAAATAGCAGATTTCAGAAGAATTGGGATGACGGCGACGGTGGGCAACGAGGACGAAGTAAGGGAGTGGCTAAAGGCTGATACCATAGTCAAGCCAAACTGGAAGAAGGCATACCGCTTTCACGTGCTCTATCCAAAGCCCGAAGAAAAAGATGAAGAGCTCGCCAGGGAACTCAGCGTTTCCCCCGACATCGCGGCGCGCCTCAGGGTTCTGTGGGAGATCGTCGAGAGGCACGGAAAGGCGCTGATATTCACCAACACTCGCCAGTTCGCTGAAATCCTCGCCCACAGGCTAAAGGTCTGGGGGAAACCCGTAGAAGTCCACCACGGTTCCCTTTCAAGAGAAGCAAGGATAAACGCCGAGAGAGCCTTGAAAGAGGGGAGAATAAAGGCACTTGTTTGCACGTCCTCGATGGAGCTTGGAATAGACATCGGTGACGTTGACGTCGTGATTCAATACATGAGCCCAAGGCAGGTGAACAGGCTCGTTCAGAGAGCCGGAAGGGCGAAGCACCGGATAGGAGAGGTCAGCGAAGCCTACATCATAACAACCAACGTTGAGGACTACATCCAGAGCCTCATAATAGCCAAACACGCCCTAGAAGGCCGCTTTGAACCTGTTGAGCCTATCGGCGGGCTGGACGTTCTGGCTCACTTCGTCGTCGGTCTGCTCGTGGAATACAAGCGACTTCCAAGAGAGAGACCCTACGAGATAGCGAGGAGGGCCTACGTTTACAGGGATTTGAGCTGGGAAGACTACTTGGACACTCTCAAGGTGCTCGAAGACGCCCGGATAATAGGCTACGACGAAGAGACCAACCAGCTCTACCTCAGGAGAGGGGCCTTCCAGTACTACTACGAGAACCTCTCAACGATACCGGACGAGGTCTCCTGGAGGGTCATAGATGCCAAAAGCGGACACATCGTCGGGAGACTCGACGAGAGCTTCGTGATGGACCTCGAAGAGGGTATGGAGTTTGTGATGGGTGGAAAGAGCTGGATAGTTCTCAAAATAGACGACGAGGCTAAAATCATCAAGGCGCGCGAGAGCCCGAGCATCGAGAGCGCAATACCGAGCTGGGAGGGTGAGATGATACCCGTTCCCTTCAGCGTTGCCTTCGCCGTCGGCAGGTTGAAGAGGGAGCTGGCCTTTGACTTCAGGAACGCGCTGTCCCTCATTGAGGGTGTTGAGTTCAGAGAAGAGGATCTGAAAAGGGCGTTTGAAGAGATAAGGGGCGAACCCTTCTCGACAGATAGAGACATCTTCGTGGAGAGCACGCCGAAAGCCCTAATCATCCACGCCGATTTTGGCAACAGGGCGAACGAGGCGATAGGCAGGATCGTTCACTCACTCTTAATCCTCCGCTACGGCAGGGTGTTCTCGGTAAGGGCGCAGGCCCACGCGGTAGTCTTCAAGACACCGTTCCAGCTGAACCCCGAGGAAGTTAAGCACTACCTCTACCAGGATCCAGAGAGCGTTGAGTTCATCGTGGCTAGGTCTCTGAGGGATTCCCACGCTTACCGCTGGAGAATGTTAAACGTCGCGAAGCGTTTCGGGGCACTGAGAAGGGACGCGAAGATAAGAAGGGTCGAGCGGCTCTTTGAGGGAACGGTCATAGAGAGGGAGACTTTGAACGAGCTCTACCACGACAAGGTTGACGTGAAGACGGCCGAGCTGGTCATGGAGATGCTTAAAGCCGGGAGCCTCAGGGTCAAAACCGCCCTCAGGAAAGAGCCCTCCACACTTGCCAGGCTGAACATGACCGTTGGCGGGGAGTTCCTTCTGAGCGGAATCCTTGAGAGGGACGAAGTCCTTGAGCTGTTTAAGAAGAGGCTCCTCGAGCACGAAGTAGTTTTAGTCTGCACCAACTGCGGCTGGCACTCGAAGACAAAGGTTGCTCGCCTGAGGAGTATCAAAGAGAGGGAATGCCCTCGCTGCGGCTCGAAGATGCTGGCCGTTGCTCACCCGATAGATGCGGAAGAATTCCTGCCGGTTCTCGACAAGGTCAGGCACGGAAGGCCGCTTGAGAAGAAGGAGGAACGGGTTTACAGGAAGCTGTTGAAGGCCGCTGACCTTGTTGATTCCTACGGCTTCGATGCCGTTCTGGCCCTTGCCAGCTACGGAACCGGGCCGGACACAGCCGCGAGGATTCTGAGCCAGTACAAAGGGGAGGCCCTGCTGGTTGCACTGATGGAGCGCGAGAGAGATTTCATCAGGACGAGGCGGTTCTGGGTCGATAAGAAGGATAACAGCAACGAGAATAAGGATAAGAGCTAA
- a CDS encoding MFS transporter, which yields MKGRPVKRQKTTLKTLEKRRQMRYRPDPGRWFYSFIPFKVATGGAAPLIPLLTMNVGGGPADVGIVNAVGSTFSMLGGLFWGKLSDRLNRRKAFLLLGFLGTAIMTMSFALARTVHQVIAINAAYTFFIATTIPIPILIITKAFRLEDWDYAIGKFNEIGGWAWVLGLIVGLLLTPLFGIRGTFIALGVIGLLSFPWGKKTIREVPLHIDRKILGVYAGYVVEKFRYLPNMITHLPRFSTKGFGRLYFSSFLFWVGAMLYFTQFPVLLKSRGFGATHLYLMSIGNSTISAFMYTRVGLKLKKSGGYLALIRGLSVRAFAFSLLAVSTLIEGQVFALLAFVSYFLAGYTWAYIGISTTSIISRFAPPKKRGALIGTYNMISSLGAIAGNFLSGFLTEGLGFTVNFTVATALLLVSILPLLGENVKSRKSN from the coding sequence ATGAAGGGCCGGCCGGTAAAGAGACAGAAGACCACCCTCAAGACCCTCGAAAAGCGTCGCCAAATGCGGTACCGGCCGGACCCTGGCAGATGGTTCTATTCTTTTATCCCGTTTAAGGTCGCCACCGGTGGAGCTGCACCATTGATTCCGCTCCTCACAATGAACGTCGGCGGTGGGCCGGCGGATGTTGGAATAGTTAACGCGGTGGGCAGTACATTCTCAATGCTCGGCGGCCTTTTCTGGGGAAAGCTCAGCGACAGGCTCAACAGGAGAAAGGCATTCCTGCTTCTTGGATTTCTCGGGACTGCAATAATGACCATGAGCTTTGCCCTCGCCCGCACAGTCCACCAGGTTATTGCCATAAACGCGGCCTACACGTTCTTCATAGCCACTACCATACCCATTCCAATCCTCATAATAACAAAGGCTTTCCGCCTTGAGGACTGGGACTACGCGATAGGGAAGTTCAATGAGATCGGCGGCTGGGCCTGGGTTCTCGGTTTAATAGTAGGACTGCTCTTGACACCCCTGTTCGGGATTAGGGGAACTTTCATTGCCCTTGGAGTCATAGGGCTTCTCTCGTTTCCATGGGGCAAAAAGACAATACGGGAAGTCCCACTTCACATCGATAGAAAAATCCTTGGCGTTTACGCTGGCTACGTCGTTGAGAAGTTCAGGTACCTTCCGAACATGATAACTCACCTGCCAAGATTCTCGACGAAGGGGTTTGGGAGGCTCTACTTCTCCTCCTTCCTGTTCTGGGTAGGCGCAATGCTCTACTTCACCCAGTTCCCGGTTCTCCTTAAGTCGAGGGGCTTCGGTGCCACTCACCTCTACCTCATGAGCATAGGGAACTCCACCATATCGGCCTTCATGTACACGCGGGTCGGTCTGAAACTCAAAAAGAGCGGGGGCTACCTCGCTCTCATTCGTGGGCTTTCAGTTAGGGCATTTGCTTTCTCGCTCCTTGCGGTATCCACGCTAATTGAGGGCCAAGTTTTTGCGCTCCTTGCCTTCGTCTCGTATTTCCTGGCAGGCTACACCTGGGCATACATAGGAATCTCAACAACCTCGATAATCTCGCGCTTCGCTCCCCCCAAGAAGAGGGGCGCTCTGATAGGGACGTACAACATGATAAGCTCCCTGGGTGCAATAGCGGGGAACTTCCTCAGCGGTTTTCTGACGGAAGGGCTAGGTTTTACCGTGAACTTCACGGTTGCAACTGCCCTCCTCCTGGTTTCAATACTTCCGCTCCTCGGCGAGAACGTTAAAAGCAGAAAATCCAACTAA
- a CDS encoding DUF835 domain-containing protein → MALVLRRKTSNQGPVVDYRELDRLLAQGGYKKLLITRQPIINSAPSDVVPIWVSKAEHPKAVKPTDLHILESIIWRELQNGTKSVILDALEYLMIENGVERALRFVGKLRDMAILTGATFYVTVSEGIDEKTRAMLRRIVE, encoded by the coding sequence GTGGCATTAGTATTGAGAAGAAAAACATCTAATCAGGGCCCCGTTGTAGACTATCGGGAGCTCGACAGGTTGCTTGCTCAAGGGGGCTACAAAAAGCTCCTCATAACGAGGCAACCAATCATAAACAGTGCCCCCAGCGACGTGGTGCCGATCTGGGTAAGCAAAGCAGAGCACCCCAAGGCCGTGAAGCCTACCGACCTCCATATACTCGAGAGTATCATCTGGAGAGAACTCCAAAATGGCACCAAGTCAGTAATTCTGGACGCTCTTGAGTATCTCATGATCGAAAACGGTGTAGAAAGGGCGCTTAGATTCGTTGGAAAGCTGAGGGACATGGCAATCTTAACGGGGGCTACTTTCTACGTCACGGTCAGTGAGGGGATTGACGAAAAAACCCGAGCCATGCTCCGTAGAATAGTTGAGTGA
- a CDS encoding McrB family protein, producing MNQSVIIDGKRYGVEGHIKNIVISPDSRYLLVEEGEHETFSKLHLYEIHDNGIKRVFDPILKNEKGVFYSFVGGGKFIVSYIPSNRFFIYDFIDKDYNELYFTNMGKIFFRPTVPDHKIVVIYAPSGALFPHRNRKYVNLIQEINFNQYIGEYKYYLEKVPNTIVSLRDGSFYLPVIVKTQDTGKKQLMILRSTQNKQQPLRIIDINDHDIDFKDWDIQYYHENDNELIIGAVNLSFKNTLLVYIINLVGEPKVSSFDIEYQGKIKYVKMTNKNLYLVYVDSQDEKYLLQIPNKELVDYIRHSKTSITLDTRLEKYIKASLKEYNITIPDDEKLSILWSWNTPKIIITPISELLSAPVDYIENYQIVENSEFTNYSSTNQTNQNSSSSYKHDISNKNSNGGYCNEDKISTIQVLLDEYKQVILYGPPGTGKTFMARMFLRCINVPNTHYSFVTFHKSYSYEDFVEGYRPLTREGKIEYAVKDGIFKKLAIKAIYELMSDTIKEQLLPNYETQIENHAKKIAWERLISDLKANRIIRNDIRVDDKGRMYVAEYTIYDGDDLITKAEKLRELLGDLESIFMTYKEEAEYEGVKFLVQRFLGILDSKISNGALSTEDINNLFTNNPKKFYLVIDEINRADVSHVFGELITLLEKDKRISEDNKNPIIVQLPYSRELFAVPSNLYIIGTMNSADRGISLLDVALRRRFAFLEVQPDYNVLEELNLYGIRIDKLLKAINDRIIHSKGSKDYQIGHSYFLELKEALSNGNEDDALQKLIRIWYNRILPLLQDYYYSRWDELDMPEFIDGTGQINFELMKSPERFIEALRGILGE from the coding sequence ATGAATCAATCAGTTATAATAGATGGAAAAAGATATGGCGTTGAAGGGCACATAAAAAATATTGTAATTTCACCAGATTCGCGATATTTATTAGTAGAGGAAGGAGAACATGAAACTTTTTCTAAGTTGCACTTATACGAGATACACGATAATGGGATTAAAAGAGTCTTTGACCCTATACTAAAAAACGAAAAGGGGGTATTTTATTCTTTTGTAGGGGGAGGTAAATTTATAGTCTCATATATTCCATCCAACAGATTTTTCATCTATGATTTCATTGACAAAGACTACAATGAGCTGTATTTTACCAATATGGGCAAAATATTCTTTAGGCCAACAGTCCCAGATCACAAAATTGTCGTCATATATGCCCCAAGTGGTGCATTATTCCCTCATAGAAATAGGAAATATGTGAATTTAATCCAAGAAATAAATTTCAATCAATATATCGGTGAGTACAAGTACTATTTGGAAAAAGTCCCAAATACCATTGTCTCACTACGAGATGGAAGCTTTTATCTACCTGTGATAGTAAAAACCCAAGATACTGGAAAAAAACAACTTATGATTCTAAGATCTACCCAAAATAAACAACAACCTCTTCGGATAATTGATATCAATGATCACGATATAGATTTCAAAGACTGGGACATTCAGTATTATCACGAGAATGACAACGAACTGATAATTGGAGCTGTTAATTTATCTTTTAAGAACACACTTCTTGTATATATTATCAATCTTGTTGGAGAACCTAAAGTATCATCTTTTGATATTGAGTATCAAGGGAAAATTAAGTATGTAAAAATGACAAATAAAAATCTGTATTTAGTCTATGTTGACTCCCAAGACGAAAAATATTTGCTACAAATTCCAAATAAGGAACTAGTAGATTATATTAGACATTCTAAAACATCAATTACATTAGATACGAGATTAGAAAAATACATAAAAGCGTCCTTAAAAGAATACAATATTACAATCCCTGATGATGAGAAACTTTCAATTTTATGGAGCTGGAATACGCCTAAAATAATAATCACTCCAATTTCTGAACTTTTAAGTGCTCCAGTAGATTATATAGAAAATTATCAAATAGTAGAGAACAGTGAATTCACAAACTATTCTAGCACCAATCAAACCAATCAAAACAGTAGTAGTTCTTATAAACATGACATAAGTAATAAAAATAGTAACGGTGGATATTGCAACGAGGATAAGATAAGCACTATCCAAGTTCTTTTAGATGAATACAAGCAAGTTATCTTATATGGACCACCAGGAACAGGAAAAACATTTATGGCCCGAATGTTTTTGAGATGTATTAATGTACCCAATACACACTACTCTTTTGTTACATTCCATAAGTCATATAGCTACGAGGATTTTGTCGAAGGGTATCGCCCACTCACTCGCGAAGGTAAAATAGAATATGCTGTAAAAGATGGCATATTCAAAAAACTCGCAATTAAAGCTATTTATGAACTCATGTCAGACACTATCAAAGAACAATTATTACCCAACTATGAAACACAAATAGAAAATCATGCTAAAAAGATTGCTTGGGAACGCCTAATTTCAGACTTGAAAGCTAATCGTATAATCCGGAATGATATTCGGGTTGACGACAAAGGAAGAATGTATGTTGCTGAATATACCATATATGATGGGGACGATCTAATAACAAAAGCAGAGAAGCTTAGAGAGCTTCTTGGTGATTTAGAATCAATTTTCATGACATATAAAGAAGAAGCTGAATATGAGGGCGTTAAGTTCCTCGTTCAGAGATTTCTTGGAATTCTAGATTCAAAAATTTCAAATGGTGCTCTTAGCACAGAGGACATCAATAACTTATTCACTAACAACCCCAAGAAATTTTATTTGGTTATAGACGAAATTAATAGAGCAGATGTTAGTCATGTTTTTGGTGAGTTGATAACTCTTCTTGAAAAAGATAAGAGAATTAGCGAGGACAACAAAAATCCCATAATAGTCCAACTGCCCTACTCCAGAGAGCTTTTTGCAGTACCCAGCAATCTCTACATAATCGGAACCATGAATTCCGCGGATAGGGGAATATCCCTATTAGATGTAGCACTAAGACGGAGATTTGCATTTTTGGAAGTACAACCAGACTATAATGTGCTGGAAGAATTAAATCTCTATGGGATAAGAATCGACAAGTTGCTCAAAGCAATAAATGACAGGATAATTCACTCAAAAGGCAGCAAAGACTATCAAATAGGGCACTCTTATTTCCTTGAACTTAAAGAAGCGTTATCAAATGGAAATGAGGATGATGCCCTGCAAAAACTCATACGTATATGGTATAACAGGATACTTCCATTACTTCAAGACTATTATTACTCAAGATGGGATGAACTAGATATGCCTGAATTTATAGATGGCACAGGGCAAATAAATTTCGAACTAATGAAATCTCCAGAGAGGTTCATTGAAGCTCTGAGAGGTATATTGGGAGAATAA
- a CDS encoding antitoxin family protein has translation MEKIVRGVYRSGEIILLDETELHEGEIIKVKLVGRKELVDKLAGVLGKGKPEDLERYLEEMYYEGSP, from the coding sequence ATGGAGAAAATAGTCCGCGGCGTTTATCGCTCGGGTGAGATTATCTTACTTGACGAGACAGAGCTTCATGAGGGCGAGATTATTAAGGTAAAGCTTGTTGGGAGGAAAGAACTCGTGGATAAGCTTGCAGGCGTGCTAGGGAAGGGAAAGCCAGAGGACCTCGAAAGATACCTTGAGGAGATGTACTATGAGGGTTCTCCTTGA
- a CDS encoding iron-containing alcohol dehydrogenase — MFWLKTRISEGEDSLESLKDEAKDHERVLILASGSMKRHGFLSEAEDYVREAGAEVMSISGLPAEPSVEVIEEFLPKVREFGPDLLIAMGGGSVIDTTKALKVFYDAPELVFEEIAFINRFSRPKPVPKLKTPLIAIPSTSGAGSEVSAASVLKKNGIKYNIVTPEIAPEVAILDPRLPRTMPREVARNSGLDVLVHGIEAYTTKVAGPFSDAMAIRAIKTVFEWLPKSVEGDPEARARMHYAATMAGIAFLNARLGLAHAMSHKAAWVGPHGLLNAIFIPYVMEFNAERSEYARKRYAEIARELGLKSAEELIKAVRELNERLGVPKLSELVDEETFVERVEEMAEKAYRDGLIAFNPVEPKPEEIRELYLKALNAL; from the coding sequence GTGTTCTGGCTCAAGACGAGGATAAGTGAGGGGGAGGACTCACTAGAGAGCCTCAAGGACGAGGCCAAGGATCACGAACGGGTTCTCATACTGGCATCTGGTTCTATGAAGAGGCACGGCTTTCTAAGCGAGGCCGAGGACTACGTTAGGGAAGCCGGAGCAGAGGTTATGAGTATATCAGGACTTCCGGCGGAGCCGAGCGTTGAGGTCATTGAGGAGTTCCTGCCGAAGGTTAGGGAGTTTGGGCCCGATCTCCTCATAGCCATGGGCGGCGGCAGCGTTATCGACACGACCAAAGCCCTCAAGGTCTTCTACGATGCCCCCGAGCTCGTCTTTGAGGAGATAGCCTTCATCAACCGTTTCTCAAGGCCGAAGCCCGTTCCAAAACTAAAAACTCCCCTCATCGCGATTCCCTCAACGAGCGGAGCTGGAAGCGAGGTTTCCGCGGCCAGTGTCCTGAAGAAGAACGGGATAAAGTACAACATCGTAACGCCGGAGATAGCACCTGAGGTAGCTATTCTCGACCCGAGGCTCCCGAGGACTATGCCAAGGGAAGTTGCGAGGAATTCTGGCCTGGATGTCCTCGTCCACGGTATAGAGGCTTACACAACTAAGGTCGCTGGGCCCTTCAGCGATGCGATGGCGATAAGGGCGATAAAGACCGTCTTCGAGTGGCTTCCGAAGTCGGTTGAAGGTGACCCCGAGGCGAGGGCAAGAATGCACTACGCGGCAACGATGGCAGGGATAGCCTTTCTCAATGCCAGGCTTGGTTTGGCCCACGCGATGAGCCACAAGGCGGCATGGGTAGGTCCCCATGGCTTACTCAACGCGATATTCATACCCTACGTGATGGAGTTCAACGCCGAGAGGAGTGAGTATGCGAGGAAGCGCTATGCTGAGATAGCGCGCGAACTTGGGTTGAAGAGTGCTGAAGAGCTGATAAAAGCCGTCAGAGAGCTCAACGAGCGCCTTGGAGTTCCAAAGCTAAGCGAGCTTGTTGATGAAGAGACTTTTGTTGAAAGGGTTGAGGAGATGGCTGAAAAGGCCTACCGCGACGGGCTGATAGCGTTCAACCCCGTTGAACCAAAGCCAGAGGAGATAAGAGAGCTTTATCTGAAGGCTTTGAACGCGTTATAG